From Domibacillus sp. DTU_2020_1001157_1_SI_ALB_TIR_016, a single genomic window includes:
- a CDS encoding zf-HC2 domain-containing protein: MTSCPKRIVHYMHEYLDGDIQEEAKKELKDHIEMCKDCRQHFAELKKTIALVQSASHIAAPAGFTGRVMALLPREGKKVGIERWFKNHPFLTAAALFLLLMSGGFASFFSQEDNQFAFTKNSALKVENETVIVPAGTVVEEDIVVKNGDIRIEGSVDGNVTVINGDRFMASAGNVTGDIEEIDALFGRIWYEIKMVFQ, from the coding sequence ATGACATCTTGTCCGAAACGGATTGTTCATTATATGCATGAGTATCTGGATGGGGATATTCAAGAAGAAGCAAAAAAAGAGTTAAAAGATCATATAGAAATGTGTAAGGACTGCAGACAGCATTTTGCTGAATTAAAGAAAACCATTGCACTTGTTCAAAGTGCTTCCCATATAGCAGCGCCGGCAGGCTTTACGGGCCGTGTAATGGCGCTGCTTCCGCGAGAAGGGAAAAAGGTCGGGATAGAGCGATGGTTTAAAAACCATCCGTTTTTAACGGCAGCAGCGTTGTTTCTGCTGTTAATGAGCGGGGGCTTTGCTTCTTTTTTCAGTCAGGAAGACAATCAGTTTGCTTTTACGAAAAATAGTGCGCTAAAAGTAGAAAATGAGACCGTCATTGTACCGGCCGGAACCGTTGTTGAAGAAGATATTGTCGTGAAAAACGGCGACATTCGAATCGAAGGCTCTGTCGATGGAAATGTCACTGTGATCAATGGAGACCGCTTTATGGCATCTGCTGGAAATGTTACAGGAGATATTGAAGAGATAGATGCATTGTTTGGTCGAATTTGGTATGAGATAAAAATGGTGTTTCAATAA
- a CDS encoding aspartyl-phosphate phosphatase Spo0E family protein: MQSIQLETTIEQYRSEMISQAMLTSFNDQKVIEISQKLDRLLNEWSIRK, encoded by the coding sequence TTGCAGTCCATTCAACTCGAAACAACGATTGAGCAGTACCGTTCTGAAATGATCTCCCAGGCCATGCTGACATCTTTTAATGATCAAAAAGTCATTGAAATCAGTCAAAAGCTGGATCGACTTTTAAATGAATGGTCCATCCGTAAATAA
- the sigW gene encoding RNA polymerase sigma factor SigW, whose product MDLIVQRRIKQVVKGDQNAFGEIVELYKDKVYQICFRMLWDRHEAEDAAQETFLKAFLNIHTYNQNKKFSTWLYRIATNLCIDKIRKKKPDYHLDAEIAGTEGLNMYSHLASGDQLPEDEVESLELQASIHKAILLLPEKYRSVVVLKYIEELPLQEIADILELPLGTVKTRVHRGREALRKHLRHL is encoded by the coding sequence ATGGATTTAATTGTACAAAGACGAATTAAACAAGTTGTAAAAGGAGACCAAAATGCATTTGGAGAAATTGTCGAGCTTTATAAGGACAAAGTATACCAAATCTGTTTTCGGATGCTCTGGGACCGCCATGAGGCAGAGGATGCGGCACAAGAAACTTTTTTGAAAGCTTTTTTGAACATTCATACGTATAATCAAAACAAAAAGTTTTCAACATGGCTGTATCGAATTGCCACCAATTTATGTATTGATAAAATCCGTAAAAAGAAGCCGGATTATCATTTAGATGCAGAAATTGCCGGAACAGAAGGATTAAATATGTACTCACATTTGGCCTCAGGCGATCAGCTTCCGGAAGATGAAGTCGAGAGCCTTGAATTGCAGGCATCGATTCATAAGGCGATTTTATTGCTTCCAGAGAAGTATCGTTCCGTTGTTGTGTTGAAATATATTGAAGAACTGCCGCTGCAGGAAATAGCAGATATATTAGAACTGCCCCTTGGAACGGTAAAAACACGTGTACACAGGGGACGTGAAGCCCTGCGAAAGCATTTGCGGCATTTGTGA
- a CDS encoding YbbR-like domain-containing protein, which translates to MDNFVESKWFVRIVAFLLAFLLYMTVNFGDFESVKQAGSGALDTTEVLTNVPLKTYYDTENLYVSGVPEQVRVEISGPKSIIESTKRLRDFEVNLDLTDYEIGKHRVAITHKNFSDKLDVSIQPATVDVNIEEKVTTTKTVTPEFNDSALAEGYQVDNVTVAPREVKVTGSESDIEKIAFVRTALTGEDEIDEETTATAAVQVLDGNLNKLDVKVEPETVQVSIAVKNPSKKVPLNPVAKGTPADNVKISSLQPDVDEITIYGKESALQELKEFSLPVDVSGITKDTTLTVPVNLGEQFNFSSPQEVKVKVTVEKSTEKSS; encoded by the coding sequence ATGGATAATTTCGTGGAAAGCAAATGGTTTGTACGCATTGTGGCTTTCTTACTGGCTTTTTTGCTTTACATGACAGTGAATTTTGGTGATTTTGAATCAGTTAAGCAGGCGGGAAGCGGCGCACTTGATACAACCGAGGTATTGACGAACGTACCGTTGAAGACATATTATGATACAGAAAATTTATATGTGTCTGGTGTACCGGAACAGGTGAGGGTGGAGATCTCCGGTCCGAAGAGTATCATCGAATCAACAAAGCGTCTGCGTGATTTCGAGGTGAACCTCGACTTAACGGATTACGAGATTGGAAAGCACCGGGTAGCTATTACGCACAAAAACTTCTCTGACAAGCTGGATGTGTCGATTCAGCCCGCTACGGTTGATGTAAACATAGAAGAGAAAGTAACCACTACGAAAACCGTCACTCCCGAATTTAATGATTCTGCGCTTGCAGAAGGCTATCAGGTCGACAACGTAACGGTTGCCCCAAGAGAAGTAAAAGTAACAGGGTCTGAGTCGGATATTGAGAAGATTGCATTTGTCCGCACAGCCCTGACCGGTGAAGACGAAATCGATGAGGAAACGACCGCAACCGCAGCGGTACAGGTACTCGATGGAAATTTAAACAAGCTTGATGTAAAAGTTGAGCCTGAAACGGTCCAAGTGTCGATCGCGGTAAAAAATCCAAGTAAAAAGGTGCCGCTCAATCCGGTAGCAAAAGGCACGCCGGCCGATAACGTGAAGATTTCTTCACTCCAGCCGGATGTAGATGAAATCACGATTTACGGAAAAGAATCAGCGCTGCAGGAGTTAAAGGAATTTTCTCTTCCAGTTGATGTAAGCGGGATAACAAAGGATACAACGCTTACCGTGCCGGTGAACTTGGGAGAACAGTTTAATTTCTCATCACCGCAGGAAGTAAAAGTGAAAGTCACAGTGGAAAAATCAACGGAAAAATCTTCATAA
- the cdaA gene encoding diadenylate cyclase CdaA — MPFTTYFQDYTFIDYLSNTIDILLVWYVIYKLLMVIRGTKAVQLLKGIFVIVIIRAIAGFAGLDTLSWIMQQALTWGFLAVIIIFQPEVRRALEQLGRGRIFSRSAIQEDEEQRKIIDALVKSIRYMGKRRIGALISIEKETGLNDYIETGIPMQSVITSELLINIFIPNTPLHDGAVIIQKDQIAAAACYLPLSENPFISKELGTRHRAALGISEVTDSLTIIVSEETGAISVTRNGDLYRDLTEEEFRDILEHQLLTGINKNESSNRWMWKGRRNNG; from the coding sequence ATGCCGTTTACGACTTATTTTCAAGATTATACGTTTATTGATTATTTATCGAATACGATTGATATACTGCTTGTTTGGTATGTGATATATAAGCTGCTTATGGTCATTAGAGGGACAAAAGCTGTCCAGTTGTTAAAAGGGATTTTTGTTATTGTCATTATACGCGCCATAGCAGGTTTTGCCGGCCTTGATACATTAAGCTGGATTATGCAGCAGGCGCTCACCTGGGGCTTCCTGGCTGTGATCATCATTTTCCAGCCGGAAGTAAGGCGTGCATTGGAGCAGCTGGGACGCGGGCGCATTTTTTCCCGCAGTGCCATACAGGAAGACGAGGAACAGCGTAAAATTATTGACGCGCTCGTTAAGTCGATCCGTTACATGGGGAAGCGCCGGATTGGTGCACTTATTTCCATTGAAAAAGAAACAGGCCTGAACGACTATATTGAAACGGGCATTCCGATGCAATCCGTTATTACATCAGAGCTGCTGATTAATATATTCATTCCCAATACGCCGCTGCATGACGGAGCTGTTATTATTCAAAAAGACCAGATTGCCGCTGCCGCCTGCTATCTACCCTTATCGGAAAACCCGTTTATTTCAAAAGAGCTGGGCACACGGCACCGGGCAGCGCTTGGTATTAGTGAGGTCACAGACAGCTTGACGATTATCGTATCGGAGGAAACAGGCGCTATTTCTGTAACCCGAAACGGTGATTTGTACCGTGATTTAACGGAAGAGGAATTTCGGGACATTTTAGAGCATCAGCTGTTGACTGGCATCAACAAAAATGAGTCTTCCAACCGCTGGATGTGGAAGGGGCGCAGAAACAATGGATAA